From the genome of Magnolia sinica isolate HGM2019 chromosome 12, MsV1, whole genome shotgun sequence:
aagggaattgaccgtgaagtgcgtcaaattgatcgtgaatgaacacggaatcgctgagaatgaccgtgaaatgcatggaaatgatggtgaagttaagtgaattgactgcgaagtgcgtggaaatggccgtgaagtgaagtgaattgaccgtgaagtgcgtcgaattgaccgtgaatgaacacggaatcgccgggaatgaccgtgaaatgcatggaaatgacggtgaagttaagtgaattgaccgtgaagtgcgtgaaAATGGCCgttaagtgaagtgaattgaccgtgaagtgcgtcaaatTAACCGTGAACGTAAACAGAATTgccggatatgaccgtgaaatgcatggcattggccgtgaagtgaagagaattgaccatgaagtccttggaaatggccatgaagtgaagtgaattgaccatgaagtgcgtcgaaatgactgtgaacgTAAACAGAATTGCCGgatatgaccatgaaatgcatagaaatggtcgtgaagtgaagagaattgctcgtgaaatgcttggaaatggccgtgaagtgaagtgaattgaccgtgaagtgtgtcaaattaaccgtgaatgaacacagaattgccggatatgaccgtgaaatgcatggaaatagccgtgaagtgaagagaattgatcgtgaaatgcttggaaatggccgtgaagtgaagtaaattgaccatgaagtgcgtcgaaatgaccgtgaacgtaaacagaattgccggatatgactgtgaaatacatggaaatggccgtgaagtgaagagaattgattgtgaaatgcttggaaatggccgttaagtgaagtgaattgatcgtgaagtgtgTCAAAATGATCGTAAAcataaacggaattgccggatatgaccgtgaaatgcatgaaaatggtcatgaagtgaagagaattgatcatgaaattcttgaaaatggccgtgaagtgaagcgaattgaatgtgaaatgcgtgaaaatgactgtgaagtgaagggaattgaccgtgaaatgcgctgggaatgaccatgaaatgcataaaaatgatcgcgaagtaaatgaaatgaacgaaattgaccgcgaagtgaatgaaatggattttcgaccatcgacattatggaatcttgaaaattaactaggttggttggctaaagtagcttctcctaccccaaaatcatatagggtacgtcaagtaactaattttggtttataagatattattgttaaatgaataacgaaagaaatgaaaaaaagagagaaaaaaaaattatatgcttatatatatctatttatataaatatgtattagagaaaattgtaggtagaataaagttctctatgtaaaaaaataaaaataaaataaaaaataaaaaaattttcatTGACAGGATCATACTACAGCTACTGctgcggttataatccgtagccatagagaatCCGTAGCCTTACATtcctagtttatttatttatttattttttattattatttttattttttgctattgtaatccctaccgctttttgtgggtcccattatgatgtatgtgttatatccgaaccgtccatctatttggcgaactcatattaaggcttgagacaaaaaataagacagatctagcaatcaaatggaccacaccgtaaaaggcagtgaaggattgaatgtctaccattgaaatcctttcagtggtcacggaagttttagatcaatatgatttttttttcctcttcatccaggtctttgtgaccttatgaatagattggatggaaaatataagttaaggtgggccctaggatatttttaacagtgaaaatcaagtttcccgctgctatgtggtgtggtccagttgatctttggatatgattcttttttccgataatgctctgaaatgatctcgaaatatggatgaacggtgtggatataataaatacatcattgtggggcccatgtcgacgagcatcagcgctcgtcttcgcaccccAGCCAATCGGCCTCCGGAAGGAATGAAcgacgggggtattttggtacCTTCAAAAGTCGGCCGTACAcaggggagtattcttggaagcttgaaaagagGTGGGCTTCAAatggctggtgggccataaatgggtcgtacagtaggaaatttctcttcagaaaaagaaaaagagtacgGTGCGCCAGCATCTTATACGAAGCGTTTCTCAGTCCTTCGCTTCTGTTCCACTCCCTCTATTTCTGTCATCTTCTCCGTCACATCTGACGGAATTTCCGAAATGCTCAAGCCCCGTCGACGCCCCcgtataggtggggcccacctctgcgCTGCAATCGCTGCCctccttctccttttctctctcgcCGTCCTCCACACCCGCCTCGGCTCCTTCCGCCTCAGCCTCGGCTTTTTACCGTCGGACGACTCCTTCCGAAACCCCAACCGTCAGACGGAGTCCCAATCCTCAGACGCTTCCGAAGACACAGATGCcgccacatccaccgtccatctccTCGCCGACGACGAAGATCTTGATAAAGATGATCTCAACGGCGGGGAAGATCCCATCGACGAACTCGACGCCCCTGATGTGGAAACGGAAGTCGTTGATGAAGAGGAGGATCGGATTCTCCATGCTGTTGGCTTCGAAGACGGCTATAGGGGCGGTGTAGAAGATTCTATGAAAGAAAAGAATTCTGGGGTTTTCTGGGACCATGTAATGGGTGTCACGAGACGGCGTGGATCGTTTGATAAGCTATCAATGGGTGCGGTTGATCCGTTGGACGGTGATCAATTCGGTTTTTATTCGAGGAGTTCTGAGGATCGGAGTAAGTCTGTGTTCGCGTCCGATGATCAGCCTTTGGATGAAGGCGTGCGGATGAAATTGGATGCAATCAGGTCAGTTGAGGATGTGCTGCTGCTGAAGGCGGGCCGCGGCAATGGGGCGTCGGTGTTGAGGGATGGGTGGGCCTCGTGGTTTGAGAAGAAGGGAGATTTCCTTAGACGGGATCGGATGTTGCGatcgaatttggaggttttgaatCCTTTGAACAATCCAATTCTGCAGGACCCTGACACGCCCGGCGTGACTGGATTGACGAGGGGAGATAAGCTCATGCAGAAAGCTATCTGGAAGGAAATCCAGAAGAccccatttggtgggtcccagcaAGTTCAGAACACTGCAATGAAAATCTCTGAAAAAGGCAGTGTGGGTGCGGATAAGAGTGAGGCATTTGCCAAGAAGAGGATTGAGAGAAGAACTTTAGATGAGACAGTTGCTGCCAATCAGATGAATGTTGTAATGCGGGGCCCACCGATTAGCTTTGGGGAGAAACAAAGGGAATTGTCGAAGAAGTTGAATTTTGATGATCGGAGTAAGATCAAGTTGAGACTTAACAAGGATGTCACATTTGGTGGTGGACTGCCATCAGTACAGACTGCTGAGATGAAAATGACTGGAAATGGCAATGTGGGTGGCGAGATTAGTGAAACTATTGTTAAGGAGATGGTGGGGCAAAGAGCTTCAGATGGAACTACTGTCGATGGTGCTGAACAGAAGGACAGGGTACGTCAGGACCCGCCAACTCATCTTAGGCAGAAGGAAAGGGATTTATCAAAGAAAAAGTTGAGTTTGGATGTTCGGAGTGGAATTGGGTTGAGACATCCGATATATGCGGATGGGAAGCGATGGGGATATTTTCCGGGCTTGGATTCAGATTTATCTTTTTCGAAATTCATGGATCAGTTTTTCGCACATGG
Proteins encoded in this window:
- the LOC131221021 gene encoding uncharacterized protein At4g19900, giving the protein MLKPRRRPRIGGAHLCAAIAALLLLFSLAVLHTRLGSFRLSLGFLPSDDSFRNPNRQTESQSSDASEDTDAATSTVHLLADDEDLDKDDLNGGEDPIDELDAPDVETEVVDEEEDRILHAVGFEDGYRGGVEDSMKEKNSGVFWDHVMGVTRRRGSFDKLSMGAVDPLDGDQFGFYSRSSEDRSKSVFASDDQPLDEGVRMKLDAIRSVEDVLLLKAGRGNGASVLRDGWASWFEKKGDFLRRDRMLRSNLEVLNPLNNPILQDPDTPGVTGLTRGDKLMQKAIWKEIQKTPFGGSQQVQNTAMKISEKGSVGADKSEAFAKKRIERRTLDETVAANQMNVVMRGPPISFGEKQRELSKKLNFDDRSKIKLRLNKDVTFGGGLPSVQTAEMKMTGNGNVGGEISETIVKEMVGQRASDGTTVDGAEQKDRVRQDPPTHLRQKERDLSKKKLSLDVRSGIGLRHPIYADGKRWGYFPGLDSDLSFSKFMDQFFAHGKCSMRVFMVWNSPPWMYGVRHQRGMESLLYHDPDACVVVFSETIELDFFSGFVKNGFKIAVVMPNLDELLKDTPVHIFASAWHEWRKIPLYYIHYSELVRLAALYKYGGVYLDSDVIVLKPLRSLKNLIATEEQLAASSTLNGAVMAFEKYSPFIMECLKEFYSTYDDTRLRWNGADLLTRVSNRLASGRDGSDTQLGLKIESPVAFFPINSHNITRYFATPATQAERAQQDILFKKILDESLAFHFWNSLTSSIVPEPESLVERLLNRHCLRCLDVL